The DNA region acccTCCTCGTTTTTTCAGAAAAAACCAAACATGGCTGAGATTCATACTAGAACTGAACCTCTTCTTGATCAAGATGCTGCTAACGGTTCTTGGAGGCTCAATATCAAGGAGTTTCATCTACCAACCCAGAATGTTGCTGATCATCAGAACAAAAGTTCATTCAGTTTCAATGGTCTCCTTCGTAAGCCGAGTGAGTCATTCTTAAAATTTCCGAAAGTTTGTGTTTTTAATTTTTGAACTGATACAGTGTGCTGTGAATTTATGTTTTCGTGGTTTTCGTCCATTGAATGACTAAAGTTTCGATTTTTAGGGTTTATTTGGTTTAAAATCTCTGTTTTTTCGGTGGTGAGTAGTTGAATTGTTGAACTCTTGAAAAGTAAGAGGATGATGGTAATGTTAATCTTTTTTGTGTTGTTTGATTGTAATAATAGTGGGAATCTTTTGATTAAAGGAAGAGCTTTTTATCGTGGATATTCATCAACTTAAAGTGCTTTTGTACTTTTGTAATATAATAACAATAATGATACTTTTTTGAAGGATTAAAATAGATTTTCATGTTAAGTACTCTTCAAAAGTTTGTGTTGCATTACTTGTTCACATAAAGTGTGTTTGATTGATTTCATGTTATGGAGAGGCAAAAGTGATTTCAGACACAATTGTTTTTGACATGTTTGGGTGATGTTAATTAGAATTGATTTTGCTTAGCTTAACTCTAAACGTGATTTTTACGTTGAAATTTATGAATCAGTTAAAGTTAAACCACTTGTGTTTCAGGGAAGCAACGCAAGGTGGCGGAGTATTACAAGAAACAAGAGAGACTCCTTGAAGGGTTTAACGAAATGGAGGCTATGCATGAAACCGGTTTTTACCCCGGCGGTCTCACCGAGGTAGATTGTCTATATATCAATGTGGTTTACTCATAATTCTACAAAAAATGTAGATACAAGTTTGCTAGCTTTGATTAGGGTTGTTCATCGTATGGTTAGTGAGAAAACGAACTGAACTGAATCAAACCATAGAAAAAATGTATTCGAACTGAATTGAACCGTTTCAATTTATTCAAAATTGAACTGAACCATAATTATTGGTTTGGTATAGCATTTCAAAATTTTGAACCGAACCGAATCCTTAGAAGTTAATTTTTCTCAAACCGAACTATTTTTTAAAGAACCGAGCCGTTAAactatttttaatttttttatataaaaaaattagaacttgtttttaatatttttcattttctcGGTTCGTTCAGTTCTAAAACTGTTGTGCAATATGATTTGATTCACTAACCAAACATAACGGTTGGATTATTTTAACTTCGTTTCGGTTCGGCAATTCGGTTCAGTTCATGGTTTTTTTGAACAGCCCTAGTTTTGATGCGTGTAATGTTACTTGACATACTGATGATTTCGGATTGAATGCGATTGATTCAAACACGCGTTGTTGTTGATGAATGATTGAATTTAGTCCTTTAAGAGGATTCGACTAAATAAATTGCATATATTTTTCTCAGGATGAAATGAAGCAGCTTGCAAAGAGTGAGAGGATGGCGGTTCATGTGTCGAATGCATGTAACTTGGTGCTGTTTGCGGCGAAGGTTTTCGCGTCGATCGAGAGTAGATCATTGGCAGTCATTGCCTCAACACTAGATTCTCTTTTGGATCTCTTGTCAGGTTTCATATTGTGGTTTACTTCCAACGCTATGAGAAAGCCAAACCGATTTCACTATCCGATTGGAAAGAAACGCATGCAACCAGTGGTAAATTCGCAATGCGGTCGAAAAGTCCTTTAAATCTGTTGTTTAACATATTCTCGAAAAAACAAATGCTTATTGGTTTTTATGCAGGGTATCATTGTTTTTGCATCAGTAATGGCAACCTTGGGCCTGCAGATTTTGATCGAGTCTGGCCGGCAAATCATTGCAAAGGTAATTATTTGTTCACTAGTTTGAATTTGAGGTTAATCGGTTTTGTCGTGTGTAGAAGTGTTTTAAGTTTTCTTCATCGATTTCTTACAGGCAAAGCCTGAAGTTGAACCAACTAAGGTAAATTGGATGATCGGAATTATGGTAGCCGTGACCGTGGTGAAGTTCATTCTTATGATCTACTGTCGAAGATTCAAAAACGAAATCGTCAGAGCTTACGCACAAGATCATCTTTTCGATGTTATTACTAATTCCGTCGGTTTAGCTGCTGCTGTTCTAGCTGTCAAGTACTTTTGGTGGATCGATCCAACCGGAGCTATTATCGTAAGTACAACTATATCTTATTTTCTTCTCATAAGTGGTGCACCGAACCGTTACACCAGTTCGGTTTATGGCAAACCATTAACAATTTGGTTTACTTTTACCGAACTGGCATAACGGCTCGGGTCTAAAAACACATAAATGACGACGATATTGTCTCAAATGTGTATTGCAGATTGCGTTATATACAATAAACACATGGACAAAGACAGTGATTGAGAATGTTTGGTCACTCATCGGAAGAACAGCGCCACCCGATTTCTTGGCAAAGCTAACATACCTTATATGGAACCACCACGAACAAATCAAACACATAGATACAGTTAGAGCATACACGTTTGGCGCACATTACTTTGTGGAAGTCGACATTGTTTTGCCGGAAGACATGCTTCTGAACCAAGCACACAACATTGGCGAAACACTTCAAGAGAAACTAGAACAGCTTCCAGATGTTGAAAGAGCTTTTGTGCACATTGATTTTGAGTTCACTCATAGACCTGAGCATAAGATATCActatgatgatgatgatgatgatgatgatgatgatgatgataatgatgatgatgatggaaTGGAAGAGAATTGTTGACTTTTTGTTTGAGACAAATGACATAGTTTTTGGTTTGTTTATAGTTGCTGATACATGGGATTGTTTTTGTTCTGTGATATACTAATGTTTATCGTTAAGTTTACTTCAAATAATTGCTTTTTTATGTAATGTATGTGATAGACATATAAATAAGCTTTATTGAAATAAAAGTCAATTTTTAAGTATCATTCCGAAGTTATTTTTATTAGTATTTTTTGAACTTTTAAGATTTACTTCAATGGTTACATTTATTCTTAGATTTTGTATTTTTCTCCTTACTTTAAGAGACAGGTCTTACTTTAACAAACAAATTATCTAGCTGGAAGAACAGATTATTGTCAATAGGTGGTAGAGTTACCTTACTGAAATAAGTGCTGAGCAACTTGCCTATTTATCATTTGTCTTTCTTCAAGATTCTAGTGAAAGTGGGAAAGTGGGAAAAGAGATAATTAAAATTCAGAAGCATTTCTTATTGCAGGGAGCTATAGATAAAAAGGGAATTAATTGGATTAGTTAGTCAACAGAGATAGGTAGGAGGATGTTACAAGAGAAGGAAGCATTGTGAGTGGAATTAATAAATCATAGATATGGCGATATTTCAAGATTGTTGTGGTTTAACGAGGAGTATAGAACAAGTTCAAAATACTCTACGATGGAGAGATCTCATCaaagtgaaggtgagaaaaatacacaagaaggaggttgaattGTGTATGTATGTTAATTTTTTTTCACTTATAAAAATCCGACTTCAGAATCTGAACAAGTTCAGAATCTGATCTCAGGGTTGTTAGTAGCGGAGTGAATAATTTACAGAAGTAGAAGTAAAGTAACACACAGAGTTTATCTTGATTCCTCCCACAAATATAGAGTAGTCCAGTACCCTTGTCCAAtaagagattttcactataatcaaacaGATTACACTTTTCTCAAGCAAACTAACAAGAAACTTCAACTGCTCAATCATACTAGAAAGAGATTTCTACTCAAACATACACGCAAGAGACTTCTGTTCAAGCACACTGGCAAGAGGCTTCCACTGCTCAAGCAAACTAGCAAGAGGCTTCCACTGCTCAAACAAACTATCAAGAGACTTTTACTGCTCAAGCAAACTAGCAAGATACTTCTACTACTCAAGCAAATCAGCAAGAGACTTCTATTACTCAAGCAAACCAGCAAGAGATTTCATATACTTTAAACAAATAGTTGAGGAGAAAATTTAACAACTATGCTCGatgtaaaatttgaagtatagAAGTGATACGATACACACAAAGATTCTTAAACACTTAAGGtttctaagatatacaaagataaAAAATCTCAAGAACTTGTGTAATAAACAGTTATAAAACTTTAGCTCAAAGTTGTTCTTGTTGGATCGTTAGCTATCTTCCTTCAAATCTTCAACTTCTTTTATAGAGGCAGAAAAAAAGTCGTTGGAAAGAAACTTGCATAAGTGATCTTTATAGAAGCAGTTCCAAGAGACAGGTTGAAAGTCAATCCTATTAAGATCTTCATCCATTGTGTAATGACTTTTTCCACCGTGTCTTTCTCATACTAGGTATCTACCAAGATGCTGGGGCAGACTTAAAAGGTCATGTCAACTTTCCTTGAGCCTTGCACTAAGAAACTCAAGTTGACTTTTTCATAGTCTGGCGTTGACAAGATCGATCTGCTTTGGAGACAGAGTATGGATTAGAAGAATAGTACATTTAACTCAGGTCTTCAGAAGCTGAGATGTCACCAGAAGTTGAGATACCATGTTCGGAGTAATCAGATTCTGATCCTTCAGAATCTGAGTCTTTTAGCTTCTATTCATATGTTTTTATCAGGGTCAGTTCTAAGCTGATTTTTAAGCTTATGATCCTGCACACTTAAACATATGTTAGTATACCCAATTGTTCTTTAAGTACATTTTTAGCATCAAAATCCAAGGGATATAAACAATTTTTGTCTGAGATCCTTATCATTACCCAAAGGAAAAGTGGAGAAAATGTGAAGGAATTATTTGGACGATCACATGTTAGTaaaggagaagggcgatccaaaacgcaacggaattttaaaaaaaatcctttaatgatccttacgaatgggcaatgatcagtgatagaatcattacctcttgtggcgattgaaacctttgatgcagatctacggagcgatcacgaacattgaacggtgacaacgcctctactcagtccacacgaacggatttcttcaatctcagtgctagctgctacgaatgaaggctttgagtgagtgagtgagtgagagagagagagagagagagagagagagagaaacgaaattacaactaCACAAATGgttctgcacaagggttctatttatagaaccacttgtgtgggttgcaagctaaaaagctcacttaagtgtatgtggctcatatcttataatatgccaaaatcacttaagcgtgtggtaccttaccatatttcgtattctacttaagtacaccatatCTTACGgtgttctacaattcacttaagtgcaccgtaccttacagtgttccttagttactctatctctcatcaatccgtccttttgtgtgtgaccctgtaggttttcgcggcattgacaattatattaaatcacatacttaacataataaatagtgagcggtatctagcaacacatcactgttacccaagacacgaaaatgtcacgtgatctgacaaatccttttgtgataatacttatgtgtataattacccttttgcccttatgtctatattgaacacaaggcatagattgtgtcatccttgtccagttcaatattgggcccgtagacatttatcctgttacgcaagatgggaaaattccatctaggtcacttatgtccctcagcatgcttcgtggagtacccatcaattgtctttggtcatccaattacggataacgtttgatcagcaataaggcactcgactctacatctagggtccatagtggtttcaggtcgaagggtggtatacaccactatcaccatgagaataacttatgacactttgcataacattatatatagtattctcatagcgggtaaatccagtataaatattactcttaatattcatacatatgtttaagacttgataactcattatccatgagatgtgatcatcagtctatgtacataatagtcttaatgttttaatgttatctcactttacaacaaagctcgactacggatactttaagaataatatccttatgtttaatgggatctcatgattaagtcacacttgatacattaaacggactagctattctagggactttattaaacaaacataataaagaaaaagccttttattaataaataattcgatacaagtaccaaaagtattgacctttagggcttacaccaacagttagttgatcggtcaccattttcattATATTTTCGTTGtttatccgacaagaaaccaaggattttgagacactatgtacgcattatggtacctttaaagttaattttcattaCCTAAGTATTTAAGCCATTTTATTAATTGTTaattttattttgtgttttcgtgattttacgcttTGGTCGTcgtgtttatgccctccaggtccacGGAGAAGATCCAACGGACTCAATGCAAGAAAGTGAAAAGTTTCGGCAGTCGAAAAAAGAAGATTTCATAGttcaggaggcctgacacggtcacctgtgtcacctgacacgggccgtggCAGGAGGAAGGCCAAGAAAGAATAAGTAATGCCCTGGACAATGACTTGACACAGCcgcccgtgtcagttgacacgaccgcccgtgtcagctgacacggcccgtgtcaggtcATCTGGGGCGTGTCATCAAGGAAACCACAAGGCAGAGAGCTGACACGGCTCGTGTCAGTCCAAAACGCTAATTTTCCAGTTTTTAGGCTTTTTCATCGGGCTTAAGCTGCAGGGACATTTTGGAGATTTTCACCTTCTTCCAAGGTATTTTCACTATATTATAAGAGTTTCTACAAGAGAACAGATCATCTGGAAACGAGGCGAACACAGAATTGTCAGACGATCAAGGATTAtagagatcaaggaattcggagagcgGAAAGTTTTCATGAGAGGAAGAGATTAAAaatccaagtcatccaattacttgtaatgtgtattttttatcttgaatttgttttgaacaatatgagtagctaaacccccaatgctatggggtgtccctgatttagagttgtaatgactatgagtttacaattgcatttataatattgtttttatgGTAATCTTTTcgatgtgtttaatgctttctctttcggaccaatcgagattgttgtaTTGTTATCAATaaggctggaccgccattgataacATTTTCATTAGATTACTCTACAGTggatatcacctaggactagggatatcatatatgaatcagagcattcttgatataataaagcttaacttcaccctaattgcctatggacatagaaattagggtagattgattaaagattttctcaccaaggacttgagagaaaatacccttgagaactggtagtaattgatatttgttgatgcaatagtgactcagagttgttaaAAGGATAAATCATAtaccttccctggcattgttcctcttaccttgcaaacccttatttttacggtattattttcctttgcctttatttttataattttgactttaaaaaccccaattataatttttgtttaattgaactatgaattgaactcaatattaacttgcagtccttgagatcgacattcggggaatttcccaTTTGTTATtataacaggcaaaatagtacacttgctatttttccaATCATTACTGCatttgaaataaaagaaatgtGGTAATGTTTAATGATGATATAGGAGATGCTGGAGATGTATTTTGGTTATGGTTAATTGGATTCAAAAAGAAACATAATTGTACTTTTTATAAATGGTATAAATTTTCTATAGAGGTGTTAAAATAAATCCTCTATTGTaattgttgatgttgttattaTTGGTAGAGTGGTTCTCCTTGTAATTGGGTTAGAGTGTCCCTAGTACTCTTATTCAATATAATTTTACTTATAAAAATAAATTACCTTTTGCTACTCAATATATTTTGTTGGCTCCGTCTAAGGGTGTGCAATCTTTCCAGCTTGTGGCTCCATAACCTTCACATTCTTCGATTACTTACACTACAATTACGTAACAATGATATCTAACTCAATTATTTAGTTTTATTGTGTTTTTGAATTAGTATAAAGATCTTAGCGACCAAGATAAACCTCACTAGACTTTGGAAATATTTGCTTGATTCACACTCAATTGTGTTTGTACTCGTCGATCCCTGACCTGTTTTGAAGACCACTTATCTTTTGATCCTGGctaatattttatttatttttaggCGTAAATAAATACTTTATTGGATTTCATCATCATTTAATATTAATCATCCTTAATATATGAGACAATAGAACTTAACTAGTAATTATTGTGCGTGAACAATGTAATCCTTACATTTTAAAATAGAAAAGTAATCGTTATAAACTTTGTCTCGGCCTATGGTCATTATAATAATCTTTAATTATTGTAGATTTGACTATTTCAATGATAATATCAACTCTCGTATTTAATTGGTGGCTTTTCCTAACTATTCTTTCTCTAAAAATATCACTAGTTTGAGCATGTTGTCTTTCTTTTCTGCTCATTTTTTTAATTCGAATTCTCTTTATATCTTTTTCTATAAGACATGTGCAAGACAACATCACTCTTCGTTCATGTATCAAATTCAAAACCTTCTTGATTGAACTTGCTGACTCACGAGAAATGGTATAGGAATATAATAAGTTTGGACTTTATTTGTAGTCTTCACCCCAAGAGTATATTTTATTttgagtttattttattttgtgaCGAGTCTAGCAATGATTCACACAAGGAGGTTCTTCTGGTCAGCGTATTAATTCTTGATATTGATCATTTTTGTACTCTTTCATCATCGGAGAGTCCTTATACACCTCCTTTTGCCCTTAACTTTAATCATCCTCCTAACATTTACAAGGAAGAATTGAAAAACTACTTCTAGTTTAGGGTTTTATTTTGTGATTCTCATACGCGGTGGAGATCAAATACGGAGACAACCTCTCCCTATTTAGGCTTTTGATCCTTACATTAGGGACATAATTCTCCAAAATTTTGTTCCTAGGTTTTTAAGGGATACCCCTGACTTTAGTATCCCTACTAAGTGTTTTGGATACCCCGACCAAAGTTAAGTTCATAACATCCAGGCTTAAATCAACTGTCAAGATTGTGGTTTCTTGTTTGTCATGTCATAATGTTTCCTTGGTTTTATGTGTAAACACATTATTTACCATGAAAATGTAAGGCTTAATGGTCTGTCTTTGTTAACTAAAACGCATAAAACATATTTGTTAAGTAACTATGATAGTCTTAATCCAATATTTATCCACCTTTGAATAAAATTTAACTTTTGGTAAAATAATATAAAGAAAATCTAGCTACGTGTGTTGAGTATAATATTTGCATTTTCTAAGATTCGGATAGCAAACATCTACATGATTCATTTATTTCCCATTATCAGTTGTCTTATGCTCGCAGACATTCCACGAAGTTGTCTTTGCCATCCATTAGTCTTGGTTAATCTAATCCCCCTAAACATTCTTCAATTTTTCTAGACTACTAGTCCTCACACTTTTAAGTTCATAAATCTCTTTTTTTATTTGTTGAgttataaatataaataaatattgCAGTCAGAAATTGAACTTTGTACCAACATGTTACACTCATTTAACTCAACTAACACATATCAATTGAGCTACCCCATTCACTGAATTTATAAGTATCCTTTGAAATGGTGATTAGCTACCTAATGTTTGTCATCTTAAGAC from Lathyrus oleraceus cultivar Zhongwan6 chromosome 1, CAAS_Psat_ZW6_1.0, whole genome shotgun sequence includes:
- the LOC127133665 gene encoding metal tolerance protein 10 isoform X1 — protein: MAEIHTRTEPLLDQDAANGSWRLNIKEFHLPTQNVADHQNKSSFSFNGLLRKPRKQRKVAEYYKKQERLLEGFNEMEAMHETGFYPGGLTEDEMKQLAKSERMAVHVSNACNLVLFAAKVFASIESRSLAVIASTLDSLLDLLSGFILWFTSNAMRKPNRFHYPIGKKRMQPVGIIVFASVMATLGLQILIESGRQIIAKAKPEVEPTKVNWMIGIMVAVTVVKFILMIYCRRFKNEIVRAYAQDHLFDVITNSVGLAAAVLAVKYFWWIDPTGAIIIALYTINTWTKTVIENVWSLIGRTAPPDFLAKLTYLIWNHHEQIKHIDTVRAYTFGAHYFVEVDIVLPEDMLLNQAHNIGETLQEKLEQLPDVERAFVHIDFEFTHRPEHKISL
- the LOC127133665 gene encoding metal tolerance protein 10 isoform X2 gives rise to the protein MEAMHETGFYPGGLTEDEMKQLAKSERMAVHVSNACNLVLFAAKVFASIESRSLAVIASTLDSLLDLLSGFILWFTSNAMRKPNRFHYPIGKKRMQPVGIIVFASVMATLGLQILIESGRQIIAKAKPEVEPTKVNWMIGIMVAVTVVKFILMIYCRRFKNEIVRAYAQDHLFDVITNSVGLAAAVLAVKYFWWIDPTGAIIIALYTINTWTKTVIENVWSLIGRTAPPDFLAKLTYLIWNHHEQIKHIDTVRAYTFGAHYFVEVDIVLPEDMLLNQAHNIGETLQEKLEQLPDVERAFVHIDFEFTHRPEHKISL